One genomic region from Microcystis panniformis FACHB-1757 encodes:
- the typA gene encoding translational GTPase TypA, translating into MSLPIRNVAIIAHVDHGKTTLVDALLKQSGIFREGEDVPTCVMDSNDLERERGITILAKNTAVRYQDTLINIVDTPGHADFGGEVERVLGMVDGCILIVDANEGPMPQTRFVLKKALEKGLRPIVVVNKIDRPNVDPNLAVDKVFDLFVELGADDDQCDFTTLFASGMQGFAKESLEDEDKDMQPLFEAILHHVPPPAGDVNKPLQLQVTTLDYSEYLGRIVIGRIHNGVIKAGQQAALVKDTGAVVKGKITKLLGFEGLKRVELNEASAGNIVAVAGFADANIGETVTLADDPQALPLIKVDEPTLQMTFSVNDSPFAGQEGTFVTSRQIRDRLMRELETNVALRVEESDSAEKFLVSGRGELHLGILIETMRREGYEFQVSQPQVIYREINGQPCEPYEYLVLDVPEEAVGSSIERLGQRKGEMQDMQTGSNGRTQLEFVIPARGLIGFRGEFIRLSRGEGIMNHSFLEYRPFSGELATRYNGVITAFEEGVATFYALKNAEDRGVFFITPGTKVYKNMIIGESNRPQDVEINICKTKQLTNHRSATGDELVQLQSPVDMSLERALEYIGPDELVEITPKSIRLRKLPVKKLAKR; encoded by the coding sequence ATGTCTCTGCCTATCCGTAACGTTGCTATCATTGCTCACGTTGACCACGGGAAAACCACCCTCGTCGATGCACTCCTCAAACAGTCGGGGATCTTTCGAGAAGGGGAAGATGTACCCACCTGCGTCATGGATTCCAATGACCTCGAAAGAGAACGCGGTATCACCATTCTGGCCAAAAACACCGCTGTTCGTTACCAAGACACCCTGATTAACATCGTCGATACTCCCGGTCACGCCGACTTTGGTGGCGAAGTGGAACGGGTTTTAGGTATGGTGGACGGTTGTATCCTGATTGTCGATGCTAACGAGGGGCCGATGCCCCAAACCCGTTTTGTGCTGAAAAAAGCCCTAGAAAAGGGATTAAGACCGATTGTCGTGGTCAATAAAATCGATCGCCCTAACGTCGATCCTAACCTAGCCGTGGACAAAGTTTTCGATCTGTTTGTGGAACTGGGTGCCGATGACGACCAATGTGATTTTACTACTCTGTTCGCTTCCGGGATGCAAGGATTCGCCAAAGAAAGCCTCGAAGACGAAGACAAAGATATGCAGCCCCTGTTTGAGGCGATTTTACACCACGTTCCACCACCGGCCGGGGACGTTAACAAACCCCTACAGCTGCAAGTAACCACCCTCGATTACTCGGAATACTTAGGACGCATCGTTATCGGCCGCATCCATAACGGCGTAATTAAAGCTGGTCAACAGGCTGCTTTAGTAAAGGATACGGGCGCGGTTGTCAAGGGTAAAATAACAAAACTTCTTGGTTTTGAGGGCCTCAAACGGGTGGAACTAAACGAGGCCAGCGCCGGTAATATCGTTGCTGTGGCTGGTTTTGCCGACGCTAACATCGGGGAAACCGTAACTTTAGCCGATGACCCGCAAGCTTTACCCCTAATTAAAGTTGATGAACCGACCCTACAAATGACCTTCTCGGTGAACGATTCTCCCTTTGCCGGTCAGGAAGGCACTTTTGTCACCTCGCGGCAAATTCGCGATCGTCTAATGCGAGAATTAGAAACTAACGTCGCTCTGCGGGTGGAAGAAAGTGATTCTGCCGAGAAATTCCTGGTTTCGGGCCGGGGAGAACTGCATTTAGGCATTCTCATCGAAACCATGCGTCGGGAAGGCTACGAATTCCAAGTATCCCAGCCGCAGGTTATCTATCGGGAAATTAACGGTCAACCCTGCGAACCCTACGAATACCTCGTTTTAGATGTACCCGAAGAAGCGGTGGGTTCCAGTATCGAACGTCTCGGCCAACGGAAAGGGGAAATGCAGGATATGCAGACGGGCAGCAATGGCCGTACTCAATTGGAATTCGTGATTCCGGCCCGAGGTTTAATCGGTTTCCGGGGCGAATTTATCCGTCTGAGTCGCGGTGAGGGGATTATGAACCATAGTTTTCTCGAATATCGTCCTTTCTCCGGGGAATTAGCCACCCGTTACAATGGCGTGATTACTGCCTTTGAGGAAGGAGTCGCCACTTTCTACGCCCTCAAAAACGCCGAGGACCGGGGGGTATTCTTTATTACTCCGGGGACAAAAGTGTATAAAAACATGATTATCGGCGAAAGCAACCGACCCCAGGACGTGGAGATCAATATCTGCAAAACTAAACAGTTAACTAACCATCGTTCCGCCACCGGGGATGAATTGGTTCAGTTACAATCCCCCGTGGATATGAGTCTCGAACGCGCCCTCGAATACATCGGACCAGATGAGTTGGTAGAAATTACCCCGAAATCGATCCGTCTGCGTAAATTACCGGTGAAAAAGTTAGCCAAACGTTAA
- a CDS encoding DUF1997 domain-containing protein, whose protein sequence is MQRPPINSLARESVEVKEDNQFLGFQTHFAGSMDMYSNQDKVADYLRAHEGWFCRCAEPMKTLPFGDNGYIITIGKYGAFGYELEPKIAVVLELPVNGVYHTRSVPIPDQPFLGYLVDYQAIMKLEEMPLSSPSQEIEAIFRQRGRDIPAVITQVTWELRMDVMVKFPKFIYKIPRPILQKTGDKLLTQIVRQVSPRLTYKVQEDFHSSFNLPLPPASSRLFYRLDSCEGGLLA, encoded by the coding sequence ATGCAGCGTCCCCCCATTAACTCCCTAGCTCGCGAATCTGTAGAAGTCAAAGAAGACAATCAATTTCTCGGTTTTCAAACCCATTTTGCCGGATCTATGGATATGTATAGCAATCAGGACAAGGTTGCCGATTATCTCCGCGCTCACGAAGGTTGGTTTTGTCGTTGTGCCGAACCGATGAAAACTCTGCCCTTCGGTGACAATGGTTATATTATCACCATCGGTAAATATGGTGCTTTTGGCTATGAACTGGAGCCGAAAATCGCTGTGGTTCTAGAGCTGCCCGTCAATGGAGTCTATCATACTCGTAGTGTTCCCATTCCCGATCAACCGTTTTTGGGCTATCTAGTGGATTATCAGGCAATTATGAAACTAGAGGAAATGCCGCTATCTTCTCCTAGTCAGGAAATTGAGGCAATTTTTCGGCAACGAGGACGGGATATTCCGGCGGTTATCACCCAAGTCACCTGGGAACTGCGTATGGATGTTATGGTTAAGTTTCCCAAGTTTATTTATAAAATTCCCCGTCCCATTCTCCAAAAAACCGGTGATAAACTATTGACGCAAATTGTTCGCCAAGTTTCCCCCCGCTTAACCTACAAAGTTCAAGAGGATTTTCACTCTAGCTTCAATTTACCCCTACCCCCTGCCTCCAGTCGTCTTTTCTATCGTCTCGACTCCTGTGAGGGTGGGTTGCTTGCCTAG
- a CDS encoding SDR family oxidoreductase: MKAFVAGATGETGRRIVAQLVERQIPVRALVRNREKAAEILPAGVEIVVGDVQQADKLEALIADCSVLLCATGARPSFNPTEPLLVDYLGTKNLIDAAKKKGIEHFVLVTSLCVSNFFHPLNLFWLILFWKKQAEDYLINSGLTYTIVRPGGLKNEDNLNAIKMSSADTLSEGNIPRTKVASVCVESLFYPAANNKILEIVAPSDAPNLDWTQLFQSVS, translated from the coding sequence ATGAAAGCATTTGTAGCAGGAGCCACGGGGGAAACGGGACGGCGAATCGTTGCCCAATTAGTCGAACGTCAGATTCCCGTGCGCGCTTTGGTGAGAAACCGCGAGAAAGCGGCGGAAATTTTGCCCGCAGGGGTGGAAATCGTCGTCGGAGATGTGCAACAGGCCGATAAGTTAGAGGCACTCATCGCTGATTGTAGCGTTTTGTTATGCGCCACGGGAGCCAGACCGAGTTTTAATCCCACGGAACCTTTGTTAGTGGACTACTTGGGAACTAAAAATCTCATCGATGCCGCTAAAAAGAAAGGAATTGAGCATTTTGTTTTGGTTACTTCCCTCTGTGTATCGAACTTTTTCCATCCCCTTAATCTCTTTTGGTTAATTTTATTCTGGAAAAAACAAGCGGAAGACTATTTAATCAATAGTGGACTAACCTACACGATTGTGCGCCCCGGAGGCCTTAAAAACGAGGACAATCTTAATGCCATTAAAATGTCATCTGCCGATACCCTTTCTGAGGGCAATATTCCCCGCACAAAAGTGGCCTCGGTTTGTGTAGAATCCCTATTTTATCCCGCCGCTAACAATAAAATTCTTGAAATTGTTGCTCCCTCAGATGCTCCCAATCTCGATTGGACACAATTGTTTCAAAGTGTCAGCTAA
- a CDS encoding IS5 family transposase (programmed frameshift) — protein MYRKTNESSIAPENFELPFEGKLSADNRWIIMAELIPWEEFEEEYAQNFDEEMGAPAKPFRMALGALIIKEKLKTSDRETIEQIKENPYLQYFLGMSAYSNEALFDATMFVNFRKRISKNLINKINKRMVMRERKKKEIEEKSERKEEEKESQIKNKGKLILDASCAPADLSYPQDLGILNQARKKTENILDCLYQSLRIKLKKKPRTYRKRARKDYLKVAKKRRCSQKERREAIKKQLQYIKRNLSQIEKLIGGGSELSSLSKRNYKMLLVVTEVYRQQLWMWENKSSRIDDRIVSITQPHIRPIVRGKAGKPVEFGAKISVSCFESYVFLDHLSWDNFNESGDLQAQVEEYKEFTGYYPESVHVDKIYRTRKNLAWCKERGIRISGVPLGRPPKNISKETKKQALEDEGIRNAIEGKFGQAKRRYSLDCIMTKLDKTSETSIAITFLVINLSNLLRQVNCLFLSLFLYTSKFSFIHPSLIRKDDKKADFSTEKLILNSG, from the exons ATGTACCGAAAAACGAACGAGTCTTCAATTGCCCCAGAAAACTTTGAGTTGCCTTTTGAGGGAAAATTATCAGCAGATAATCGCTGGATAATAATGGCAGAGTTAATTCCCTGGGAAGAATTTGAAGAAGAATATGCCCAAAATTTTGACGAAGAAATGGGTGCGCCAGCCAAACCATTTAGGATGGCATTAGGAGCATTAATTATTAAGGAAAAATTAAAAACAAGCGACAGGGAAACCATAGAGCAAATCAAGGAAAACCCCTATTTACAGTATTTTCTAGGGATGTCAGCCTATAGTAATGAAGCTCTATTTGATGCGACAATGTTCGTTAATTTTCGTAAAAGAATCAGTAAGAATTTAATCAATAAAATTAATAAAAGAATGGTGATGAGAGAGAGAAAAAAGAAGGAAATTGAAGAAAAAAGTGAAAGAAAAGAAGAAGAAAAAGAGAGTCAAATAAAAAATAAAGGAAAATTAATATTAGATGCAAGTTGCGCACCTGCTGATCTAAGTTATCCCCAGGATTTAGGGATATTAAATCAAGCAAGAAAGAAAACAGAAAACATTCTAGATTGTCTCTATCAAAGTTTGAGAATCAAGCTGAAGAAAAAGCCAAGAACTTATAGAAAAAGAGCGAGAAAAGATTATTTAAAAGTAGCCAAAAAACGTCGTTGTTCTCAAAAAGAAAGACGAGAAGCTATCAAGAAGCAACTGCAATATATCAAAAGAAATCTATCTCAAATAGAGAAATTAATCG GAGGGGGATCAGAGTTAAGTAGTCTCAGCAAAAGAAACTACAAAATGTTGTTAGTGGTGACAGAAGTTTATCGTCAACAATTGTGGATGTGGGAAAATAAATCATCGAGAATTGATGATAGAATTGTGAGTATAACCCAACCACACATCCGCCCTATCGTTAGAGGAAAAGCAGGAAAACCAGTTGAATTTGGAGCAAAAATCTCAGTAAGCTGTTTTGAGAGTTATGTATTTTTAGACCATTTAAGTTGGGATAATTTTAATGAATCTGGGGACTTACAAGCGCAAGTAGAAGAGTATAAAGAATTCACAGGATATTATCCAGAATCAGTTCATGTTGATAAAATTTATCGAACTAGAAAAAATCTAGCTTGGTGTAAAGAAAGAGGAATTAGAATCAGTGGAGTTCCTCTAGGAAGACCACCTAAAAATATTAGTAAAGAAACTAAAAAACAAGCTCTTGAGGATGAAGGAATTCGGAATGCAATTGAAGGTAAATTTGGTCAAGCAAAAAGAAGATATAGTCTTGATTGTATCATGACAAAACTTGATAAAACTTCAGAAACTTCCATTGCCATTACTTTTTTAGTCATCAATCTTTCTAACCTGCTTAGACAGGTTAACTGTCTTTTTTTGTCCCTATTTCTTTATACATCTAAATTTAGCTTTATTCATCCCTCTTTGATTAGAAAAGATGATAAAAAAGCTGATTTCTCAACAGAAAAACTTATCTTAAATTCGGGCTGA
- a CDS encoding ATP-binding protein gives MIVNFIAIYPSREDQKQLYKNVRHIAGTGLGLVVVQKCVELHGSSIEIASISCNGITVTILLPKVTGK, from the coding sequence ATGATCGTTAATTTTATCGCAATTTATCCAAGCAGAGAAGATCAAAAACAGTTATATAAAAATGTCCGTCACATCGCTGGGACAGGGTTGGGTTTGGTGGTGGTGCAGAAATGCGTGGAACTACACGGTAGCTCGATCGAAATTGCTAGTATCTCCTGTAATGGAATCACTGTCACGATTCTATTACCGAAAGTGACCGGAAAATAA